One window from the genome of Actinomycetota bacterium encodes:
- a CDS encoding FAD-dependent oxidoreductase, with protein sequence MPETVDVAVVGGGVIGLSVARELRLAGVDRVVVLEREASVGQGSSSRANGGVRAQFTTRANVEFSAFSIAELERLDAATGLLGFHQTGYLLLCGTEAGEQGLRAAFELQRSLGVDTAWLTPAEALERVPFVRPQGLRAATFHARDGFLDPHGVVAALRAEAERLAVEVRTGTEVTAIEPAPGGLDLRAGDRALRAGFVVNAAGPAAGRVAALAGSDLPVAPVRRNLAYVREPDGPGELIPMCVDLDTGVLIRREASGGFVVAWSDPSDPSSWETTVDPRFLEQLAQRVGNRFPLLEELPLDPRQCWAGLYPETPDHHAVVGPAPEAPALLHCAGFGGHGVMHAPAAGRAVAELVTLGGCRTFDLHPLRPARFAEGDLVVETAVL encoded by the coding sequence GTGCCCGAGACCGTCGACGTCGCCGTCGTCGGGGGCGGCGTGATCGGGCTGTCGGTGGCCCGCGAGCTCCGACTGGCCGGAGTCGACCGGGTGGTCGTCCTTGAGCGCGAGGCGTCGGTCGGCCAGGGGTCGTCGTCGCGGGCCAACGGCGGCGTCCGGGCCCAGTTCACCACCCGGGCCAACGTCGAGTTCTCGGCCTTCTCCATCGCCGAGCTGGAGCGCCTGGACGCCGCCACCGGCCTGCTCGGCTTCCACCAGACCGGCTACCTGCTGCTGTGCGGCACCGAGGCGGGCGAGCAGGGCCTGCGGGCCGCATTCGAGCTGCAGCGTTCCCTCGGGGTGGACACCGCCTGGCTCACCCCCGCCGAGGCGCTGGAGCGGGTGCCGTTCGTGCGCCCCCAGGGGCTGCGGGCGGCCACCTTCCACGCCCGCGACGGCTTCCTCGACCCCCACGGCGTGGTCGCGGCCCTGCGCGCCGAGGCCGAGCGGCTGGCCGTCGAGGTCCGCACCGGCACCGAGGTGACCGCCATCGAGCCGGCCCCCGGCGGCCTCGACCTCCGCGCCGGCGACCGGGCCCTGCGGGCCGGCTTCGTGGTCAACGCCGCCGGGCCGGCCGCCGGCCGGGTCGCCGCCCTCGCCGGAAGCGACCTGCCGGTGGCCCCGGTGCGCCGCAATCTCGCCTACGTCCGCGAGCCGGACGGCCCGGGCGAGCTCATCCCCATGTGCGTCGACCTGGACACCGGAGTGCTGATCCGCCGCGAGGCCAGCGGCGGGTTCGTGGTCGCCTGGTCGGACCCGTCCGACCCCTCGTCCTGGGAGACGACCGTCGACCCGAGGTTCCTGGAGCAGCTCGCCCAGCGGGTCGGCAACCGGTTCCCCCTGCTGGAGGAGCTGCCGCTGGACCCGCGGCAGTGCTGGGCCGGGCTGTACCCGGAGACCCCGGACCACCACGCCGTCGTCGGTCCCGCCCCGGAGGCGCCGGCGCTGCTGCACTGCGCCGGCTTCGGCGGCCACGGGGTGATGCACGCCCCGGCGGCCGGCCGGGCCGTGGCCGAGCTGGTCACCCTCGGCGGCTGCCGCACCTTCGACCTGCACCCGCTGCGCCCGGCCCGGTTCGCCGAGGGCGACCTGGTCGTGGAGACGGCCGTGTTGTGA
- a CDS encoding response regulator transcription factor, with protein sequence MSPPRVLVVDDHAMLREALAELLVQAGFEVAGQAADGADAVALAKRLEPDVVLMDLRMPVLGGLDATRLIRDACPATQVVLLTAFESPALQQQAEDAGCFAYLVKGAPPGTIRLALDQAAAVSRSLLPPAGSAPVDA encoded by the coding sequence ATGAGCCCGCCCCGGGTGCTGGTCGTCGACGACCACGCCATGCTCCGGGAGGCCCTGGCCGAGCTGCTCGTCCAGGCCGGGTTCGAGGTCGCCGGCCAGGCCGCCGACGGCGCCGACGCGGTCGCGCTGGCCAAGCGGCTGGAGCCGGACGTGGTCCTGATGGACCTGCGCATGCCGGTCCTCGGCGGGCTCGACGCCACCCGCCTGATCAGGGACGCCTGCCCGGCCACCCAGGTGGTCCTGCTCACCGCCTTCGAGAGCCCGGCCCTGCAGCAGCAGGCCGAGGACGCCGGCTGCTTCGCCTACCTGGTCAAGGGCGCCCCACCGGGCACCATCCGCCTGGCCCTCGACCAGGCGGCGGCGGTCAGCCGCTCCCTGCTCCCACCGGCCGGGTCAGCGCCCGTCGACGCGTAG
- a CDS encoding winged helix DNA-binding domain-containing protein produces MRRLTEDRVRRLRLRAQRLAGRRPGDAAEVVRAVGGLQAQDTPASRLAVRARSTGLDADAVRRACNRDRSVVRTWAMRGTLHMVAAEDAGWLVALLGPGFAAGNRRRRLQLGLDDARCERALAALPAVLAGGPLPRADVVAGLAAEGVEIEPKGQAPAHLIGYAAMRGLICRGPDLDGDEPSYALLEAWAGAGRTLGPDEALAELARRYLGGHGPAAPEDLAAWSGLALGRARRAFDLVADELEEVALDGRPLWAPVGAVAADPPGDPPAGPGGPVVRLLGRFDDYLLGWRGRDLVLDPGFAGRIQAGGGWIHPAVVVDGRVAGTWRARRAPDRLELTVEPFGGRLPRGARPALEAEAADVGRFLGAEPVLRVDGR; encoded by the coding sequence GTGAGGCGCCTCACCGAGGACCGGGTCCGGCGGCTCCGCCTGCGGGCCCAGCGGCTGGCCGGGCGCCGGCCCGGCGACGCGGCCGAGGTGGTCAGGGCCGTGGGCGGGCTCCAGGCCCAGGACACGCCCGCGTCCCGGCTGGCCGTGCGGGCCCGCAGCACCGGCCTGGACGCCGACGCGGTGCGCCGGGCCTGCAACCGGGACCGGTCGGTGGTCCGGACCTGGGCGATGCGCGGCACCCTGCACATGGTGGCCGCCGAGGACGCCGGCTGGCTGGTGGCCCTCCTCGGCCCCGGGTTCGCGGCCGGCAACCGGCGCCGGCGGCTCCAGCTCGGCCTGGACGACGCCCGCTGCGAGCGGGCCCTGGCCGCGTTGCCGGCCGTGCTGGCCGGCGGCCCGCTGCCCCGGGCCGACGTGGTCGCCGGCCTCGCCGCCGAGGGGGTGGAGATCGAGCCCAAGGGCCAGGCCCCGGCCCACCTGATCGGCTACGCGGCCATGCGCGGCCTGATCTGCCGCGGCCCCGACCTGGACGGCGACGAGCCCAGCTACGCGCTGCTGGAGGCATGGGCCGGCGCAGGCCGAACCCTCGGTCCTGACGAGGCCCTGGCCGAGCTGGCCCGCCGCTACCTGGGCGGCCACGGCCCGGCCGCCCCCGAGGACCTGGCCGCCTGGTCCGGGCTGGCGCTCGGGCGGGCCCGGCGCGCCTTCGACCTCGTCGCCGATGAGCTGGAGGAGGTGGCGCTGGACGGCCGGCCGCTGTGGGCCCCGGTCGGCGCGGTCGCCGCCGATCCACCGGGGGACCCCCCCGCCGGTCCCGGCGGGCCGGTGGTGCGGCTGCTGGGCCGCTTCGACGACTACCTGCTCGGCTGGCGCGGGCGCGACCTGGTCCTCGACCCCGGCTTCGCCGGGCGGATCCAGGCCGGCGGCGGCTGGATCCACCCCGCCGTGGTGGTCGACGGCCGCGTGGCCGGCACCTGGCGGGCCCGCCGCGCCCCCGACCGGCTGGAGCTCACCGTCGAGCCCTTCGGGGGGCGGCTCCCGCGCGGGGCCCGGCCGGCGCTGGAGGCCGAGGCGGCCGACGTCGGCCGCTTCCTCGGCGCCGAGCCGGTGCTACGCGTCGACGGGCGCTGA
- a CDS encoding amidohydrolase family protein — protein MTGAGLLLEGGTVFDGLGNPGRVADVAVVGRRVVAVGDDPPAGLRRIGCDGLTFAPLDPGSAEVAAALWSSLAGGVPVEPATFGELAGRLDQARPANNLALLVGHGTLRLTANGLEERLRPGAAERMAALAAEAFEAGAVGLSSGLIYVPGSYAGTGELVALARVAAAYGGVYATHLRDEGAHLEAALDEAVTIAGTAGTRLQVSHCKAAGLAAHGTAGRLLERLAAARLDGIDAQGDQYPYDAGATVLSALLPPAVAAGGTEAMRARLRDPGTRAALRAQAERGGIGDGAWVEADPADVLLTGHRDPGVVGRTLAGVAGGRDPWDVLCELVAGDPAAAIVVRLAREDDVRAIMASPLVGVGSDNGPPTGLEHPRTWGCFPRLLGRYVRELDVLTWEQAVRKATWLGARQFRLDGRGLLAEGAVADLCVFDPATVGHDGTYLDPDVPVTGIEHVVLAGDLVVEHGRFTGRRSGRVLRSGR, from the coding sequence ATGACCGGCGCAGGCCTGCTGCTCGAGGGCGGGACCGTCTTCGACGGGCTCGGGAACCCCGGGCGGGTGGCCGACGTGGCCGTGGTGGGCCGGCGGGTGGTGGCGGTCGGCGACGACCCGCCGGCCGGGCTGCGGCGCATCGGCTGCGACGGGCTGACCTTCGCCCCGCTCGACCCGGGGTCGGCCGAGGTGGCGGCCGCCCTGTGGAGCAGCCTGGCCGGCGGGGTGCCGGTCGAGCCGGCCACCTTCGGGGAGCTGGCCGGCCGCCTCGACCAGGCCCGGCCGGCCAACAACCTGGCCCTGCTGGTCGGCCACGGGACCCTGCGGCTGACCGCCAACGGGCTGGAGGAGCGGCTGCGGCCCGGGGCGGCGGAGCGGATGGCGGCGCTGGCCGCCGAGGCGTTCGAGGCCGGGGCGGTCGGGCTGTCCAGCGGGCTGATCTACGTGCCCGGCAGCTACGCCGGCACCGGCGAGCTGGTCGCCCTGGCCCGGGTGGCGGCCGCCTACGGCGGCGTCTACGCGACCCACCTGCGCGACGAGGGCGCCCACCTGGAGGCGGCCCTCGACGAGGCGGTGACGATCGCCGGCACGGCCGGGACCCGGCTGCAGGTGTCGCACTGCAAGGCGGCCGGCCTGGCCGCCCACGGCACGGCCGGCCGGCTGCTGGAGCGGCTGGCCGCCGCCCGGCTGGACGGGATCGACGCCCAGGGTGACCAGTACCCGTACGACGCCGGGGCGACCGTGCTGAGCGCGCTGCTGCCGCCGGCGGTGGCCGCCGGTGGCACCGAGGCCATGCGGGCCCGGCTGCGCGACCCGGGCACCCGGGCGGCGCTGCGGGCCCAGGCCGAGCGGGGCGGGATCGGCGACGGCGCCTGGGTCGAGGCCGACCCGGCCGACGTGCTGCTGACCGGCCACCGCGACCCCGGGGTGGTCGGCCGCACCCTGGCCGGGGTGGCCGGGGGGCGCGACCCCTGGGACGTCCTCTGCGAGCTGGTCGCCGGCGACCCGGCGGCCGCCATCGTCGTCCGCCTCGCGCGCGAGGACGACGTGCGGGCCATCATGGCCAGCCCGCTGGTCGGCGTCGGGTCCGACAACGGCCCTCCGACCGGCCTCGAGCACCCGCGGACCTGGGGCTGCTTCCCCCGCCTGCTCGGCCGCTACGTCCGCGAGCTGGACGTCCTCACCTGGGAGCAGGCCGTCCGCAAGGCGACCTGGCTGGGCGCCCGCCAGTTCCGCCTGGACGGGCGCGGCCTCCTGGCCGAGGGGGCGGTGGCCGACCTGTGCGTGTTCGACCCGGCCACCGTCGGCCACGACGGCACCTACCTCGACCCCGACGTCCCCGTCACCGGCATCGAGCACGTGGTCCTGGCCGGCGACCTGGTGGTCGAGCACGGCCGGTTCACCGGCCGCCGCTCCGGCCGGGTCCTCCGGTCCGGCCGGTGA